The following proteins come from a genomic window of Nocardiopsis sp. YSL2:
- a CDS encoding MupA/Atu3671 family FMN-dependent luciferase-like monooxygenase has translation MHFSLFYFAEDAGHSTGNRYRLLLDGARYADRSGFSAVWIPERHFHPVGGIYPNPAVVGAAVAAVTERVGIRAGSVVAPLHHPLRIAEEWSVVDNLSRGRIGLSLASGWNQRDFVLNPTGFETRKEDTLSSVDVLRALWLGESWNEDGSPHVGVFPRPVGPLRLWLSAAGGVETFRAAGRAGTGVLTHLVKQDMDELAQKILEYRKAYAASGAPGQGHVTLMLHTFVDPDQRRAVDTARAPLENYLVGALTPTRRAVDDQTRAKALAAVRPAADRYLFSDGLIGGPEHGALVVDRCRQSGVDEIACLIDFGVDPDTVLAGLEHLNELRAAHTDD, from the coding sequence ATGCACTTCAGCCTCTTCTACTTCGCCGAGGACGCGGGACACAGCACAGGGAACCGCTACCGTCTGCTACTCGACGGGGCTCGTTACGCGGACCGCAGTGGATTCTCCGCCGTTTGGATCCCCGAACGGCACTTCCACCCCGTCGGGGGTATCTACCCCAACCCGGCCGTTGTCGGAGCGGCCGTGGCGGCCGTCACCGAACGCGTGGGCATTCGTGCCGGAAGCGTCGTCGCCCCTCTCCACCACCCGCTGAGGATCGCGGAGGAGTGGTCGGTGGTGGACAACCTGTCCCGTGGTCGGATCGGGCTCTCTCTGGCTTCGGGATGGAACCAGCGCGACTTCGTTCTGAACCCCACCGGCTTCGAGACACGGAAGGAGGACACGCTCTCCTCAGTCGATGTCCTGCGTGCGTTGTGGCTCGGTGAGAGCTGGAACGAGGACGGCTCCCCCCACGTCGGTGTGTTTCCACGCCCTGTGGGTCCGCTTCGGCTGTGGCTCAGCGCCGCCGGCGGCGTGGAAACGTTCCGCGCGGCCGGGCGGGCCGGCACCGGTGTGCTCACTCACCTGGTCAAGCAGGACATGGACGAGCTGGCACAGAAGATCCTGGAGTACCGCAAGGCGTATGCCGCCTCAGGAGCGCCGGGGCAGGGACACGTCACGCTGATGCTGCACACCTTCGTCGACCCCGACCAGCGGCGCGCCGTCGACACTGCTCGCGCCCCGCTTGAGAACTACCTGGTGGGGGCTCTGACGCCCACACGTAGGGCCGTCGATGACCAGACCCGCGCCAAAGCCCTGGCCGCGGTGCGCCCCGCCGCCGACCGCTACCTGTTCTCCGACGGGCTGATCGGTGGACCCGAGCACGGGGCCCTGGTCGTCGACCGCTGCCGACAGAGCGGTGTCGACGAGATCGCCTGCCTGATCGACTTCGGCGTGGACCCCGACACGGTTCTGGCGGGGCTGGAACACCTGAACGAGCTGCGTGCGGCCCACACCGATGACTGA
- a CDS encoding phosphopantetheine-binding protein: MTTEQLEELILATFRDVLRNPELGTDDDFFSVGGDSLLAVEVSYTISEKLGQEVDPLIVYVNPTASSCAKAITELNAST, encoded by the coding sequence TTGACTACTGAGCAATTGGAAGAGCTGATTCTGGCGACGTTCCGTGATGTCCTGCGCAATCCGGAACTGGGGACTGACGACGACTTCTTCTCCGTGGGTGGTGACTCGTTGCTGGCCGTGGAGGTGTCATACACCATCTCCGAGAAGCTCGGGCAGGAGGTGGACCCGTTGATCGTTTATGTCAATCCCACTGCGAGCAGTTGCGCGAAAGCCATCACCGAACTCAATGCCAGCACGTGA